The following coding sequences are from one Lolium rigidum isolate FL_2022 chromosome 6, APGP_CSIRO_Lrig_0.1, whole genome shotgun sequence window:
- the LOC124663376 gene encoding protein DMP6-like, whose protein sequence is MAAPQPDMELQQNQRHPLLSNRTDGNNNLSPMQKAIGQTYKSTGHLAKLLPSGTVLAFQLLAPTLAKQGHCGDMNRMMAGGLVILCTLSCFVLSFTDSFRDEKGKVRYGFATFKGLWVIDGGATLDPHAAVEYKIKFLDFVHATVSAMIFVAIALFDQNVVSCFYPIPSEDTKQVLTTLPVAIGVIGSMLFVSFPTTRHGIGFPVSTQ, encoded by the coding sequence ATGGCTGCTCCACAGCCAGACATGGAATTGCAGCAAAATCAGAGGCATCCTCTGTTGTCAAACAGAACTGATGGCAACAACAACTTGAGCCCCATGCAGAAAGCAATAGGACAAACATACAAGAGCACCGGGCACCTCGCCAAACTCCTCCCATCAGGCactgtccttgccttccagctccTCGCTCCAACCCTGGCAAAACAAGGCCACTGCGGTGACATGAATCGGATGATGGCAGGAGGGCTTGTGATACTATGTACACTGTCATGCTTTGTTCTTAGCTTCACAGATAGCTTCAGGGATGAGAAAGGAAAGGTAAGATACGGGTTTGCCACGTTCAAGGGGTTATGGGTCATTGATGGTGGCGCTACTCTTGATCCACATGCTGCAGTTGAATACAAGATAAAATTTCTAGACTTTGTCCATGCAACTGTCTCCGCGATGATTTTTGTTGCAATAGCTCTGTTTGATCAAAATGTGGTTTCTTGCTTCTATCCAATACCATCGGAGGATACAAAGCAAGTACTCACAACATTACCAGTTGCTATTGGAGTTATTGGAAGCATGCTATTTGTCAGCTTCCCAACCACCCGCCATGGCATTGGCTTTCCGGTATCTACACAATAG